In Ferribacterium limneticum, a genomic segment contains:
- the rpsO gene encoding 30S ribosomal protein S15, translating to MAFTTEVKAGVVAEFQRAKGDTGSPEVQVALLTARINDLTPHFKEHKKDHHSRRGLLRMVNQRRKLLDYLKGKNIDSYRTLITKLGLRK from the coding sequence ATGGCATTCACTACTGAAGTCAAAGCCGGCGTCGTCGCCGAATTCCAGCGCGCCAAGGGCGATACCGGTTCTCCGGAAGTCCAGGTTGCCTTGCTGACCGCCCGCATCAACGATCTGACCCCGCACTTCAAAGAGCACAAGAAGGATCACCACTCCCGTCGTGGTCTGCTGCGCATGGTCAATCAGCGTCGCAAGTTGCTGGATTACCTCAAGGGCAAGAACATCGATTCTTACCGCACCCTGATTACCAAGCTCGGTCTGCGCAAGTAA
- the rimP gene encoding ribosome maturation factor RimP, translating into MDLNALLETTVVGLGYELVDVEMSPRGRTIRVFIDAPGRATGIDVEDCAKVSNQLTRVFEVENFDFDRLEISSPGLDRVVKKAEDFERFAGQEIQIKLRIPHGGRRNFQGELLGCKDGKVGLRLAKDDVELEFNNIEKARLVPRFD; encoded by the coding sequence ATGGATTTAAACGCACTGCTGGAAACGACGGTTGTCGGTCTGGGTTATGAACTCGTTGATGTCGAGATGTCGCCGCGTGGGCGGACGATTCGTGTCTTCATCGATGCGCCGGGTCGGGCGACGGGGATTGACGTCGAGGATTGCGCCAAGGTCTCCAATCAATTGACGCGCGTTTTCGAGGTGGAAAACTTCGATTTCGACCGTCTTGAGATTTCTTCGCCGGGGCTTGATCGCGTCGTCAAGAAAGCCGAAGACTTCGAGCGCTTTGCCGGTCAGGAGATTCAGATCAAGTTGCGTATTCCGCATGGCGGTCGCCGGAACTTCCAGGGCGAACTGCTGGGCTGCAAGGATGGCAAGGTTGGTCTGCGCCTTGCAAAAGATGATGTGGAACTGGAATTCAATAATATCGAGAAGGCACGTCTGGTGCCTCGTTTCGACTGA
- the rluB gene encoding 23S rRNA pseudouridine(2605) synthase RluB — translation MKTNKRTPLRSASKPGGFQKRPEFPVDRNNPAPRGRTSRNAHDEAPEAEEVVEAPKPRRRAALPATGRASRGNIARNGKAVVEAKPERLQKILAQAGVGSRREMEEWISAGKVTVNGVVATIGQSVVPTDKVKIGGRLINIRFTGSTRPPRVLMYHKPEGEIVSRDDPDGRPSVFAALPRMRGGRWINVGRLDFNTSGLLIFTTSGDLANKLMHPSSELVREYAVRVLGELTLEAQQQLLHGVELEDGRANFGTLHDGGGEGANHWYRVTIFEGRNREVRRMFEAVGVTVSRLIRVRYGPFVLPPQLKRGMARELKEVEIKMLLRDLENNAPAPRKGPERS, via the coding sequence ATGAAAACCAATAAACGCACACCCCTTCGTTCCGCCAGCAAGCCGGGCGGATTTCAAAAAAGGCCGGAATTTCCGGTTGACCGTAACAATCCGGCCCCGCGTGGCCGCACCTCCCGCAATGCCCACGATGAGGCGCCAGAAGCCGAAGAAGTGGTCGAGGCGCCCAAGCCGCGCCGTCGTGCTGCACTGCCGGCAACCGGACGGGCCAGCCGGGGCAACATTGCGCGCAATGGCAAGGCGGTGGTCGAAGCCAAACCGGAGCGTCTGCAGAAGATTCTGGCTCAGGCTGGCGTTGGTTCGCGTCGCGAAATGGAAGAGTGGATTTCGGCCGGCAAGGTCACTGTCAATGGTGTCGTTGCAACCATCGGCCAGTCCGTCGTGCCGACCGACAAGGTCAAGATCGGCGGCCGGTTGATCAACATCCGCTTCACCGGCAGCACCCGTCCGCCGCGCGTCCTGATGTACCACAAGCCGGAAGGCGAAATCGTCTCGCGCGACGACCCGGATGGCCGTCCGTCGGTATTCGCCGCGCTGCCTCGCATGCGTGGCGGCCGCTGGATCAACGTCGGCCGTCTCGACTTCAACACCTCCGGCCTGCTGATTTTCACGACCTCTGGCGACCTAGCCAACAAACTCATGCATCCGAGTTCGGAACTGGTCCGCGAGTACGCTGTTCGCGTGCTTGGCGAACTGACGCTCGAAGCGCAACAGCAATTGCTGCATGGCGTCGAACTTGAGGATGGCCGGGCCAATTTCGGGACATTGCACGACGGTGGCGGCGAGGGAGCCAACCACTGGTATCGCGTGACGATTTTCGAAGGCCGCAATCGCGAAGTGCGGCGCATGTTCGAAGCGGTCGGCGTTACGGTCAGCCGATTGATCCGTGTACGCTACGGCCCGTTTGTTCTGCCGCCACAATTGAAACGCGGCATGGCGCGCGAGCTCAAAGAGGTTGAAATCAAAATGCTGCTGCGCGACCTTGAAAACAACGCGCCGGCGCCCCGAAAGGGCCCTGAGAGAAGCTAA
- the truB gene encoding tRNA pseudouridine(55) synthase TruB, which produces MQVKKTWKQVDGVLLLDKPIGLTSNDALQKARRLFSAAKGGHTGTLDPLATGLLPLCFGEATKFSADLLDADKTYEAVLKLGVTTDSGDAEGKVTATSTVNTEKAAILKLLPQFTGDIQQIPPMHSALKRDGRPLYELARQGIEVEREARAVTIYAIDLLDFAGDSLTLRVACSKGTYIRVLAADIGAVLGCGAHLTALRRTRVGDLELDGAVTLAELEGLDEAGRMTRLKPVDALLLTLPILTVEGEAAQRFSHGNPVDLPPGLSGKIRVYENGKLIGIGEPGSGDRLWPKRLVQLAD; this is translated from the coding sequence ATGCAAGTCAAGAAGACCTGGAAACAGGTCGATGGTGTGCTGTTGCTCGACAAACCCATCGGATTGACCTCCAACGACGCGCTGCAAAAGGCGCGCCGCTTGTTCTCGGCGGCCAAGGGCGGCCATACCGGCACGCTCGACCCGCTGGCGACTGGCTTGTTGCCGCTGTGTTTCGGCGAGGCGACGAAATTCTCGGCTGATTTGCTCGACGCGGACAAGACCTACGAGGCTGTCCTAAAACTCGGTGTGACCACCGATTCCGGCGACGCCGAAGGCAAGGTGACGGCGACTTCCACGGTCAACACGGAAAAAGCCGCAATTTTGAAATTGCTGCCGCAATTCACTGGCGATATTCAGCAGATTCCACCGATGCATTCGGCCCTGAAGCGTGACGGTCGGCCACTCTATGAACTGGCTCGCCAAGGGATAGAAGTCGAGCGCGAGGCGAGGGCGGTGACGATTTACGCCATTGATCTGCTCGACTTTGCCGGTGACTCTCTGACGCTTCGCGTGGCGTGTAGCAAGGGCACCTACATCCGTGTTCTGGCCGCCGACATCGGCGCAGTACTCGGTTGCGGCGCACATCTGACGGCCCTGCGCCGGACCCGGGTTGGCGATCTTGAGCTGGACGGCGCCGTTACCCTGGCCGAGCTGGAAGGTCTGGACGAAGCAGGGCGCATGACGCGCCTCAAGCCGGTCGATGCGCTGTTGCTCACGCTGCCCATCCTGACTGTCGAAGGTGAGGCGGCGCAGCGTTTCAGCCACGGTAATCCGGTTGATTTGCCGCCCGGCCTGAGTGGCAAGATCCGCGTCTATGAGAATGGCAAGCTGATTGGTATCGGCGAACCGGGCTCCGGGGATCGTTTGTGGCCAAAACGGCTGGTTCAACTCGCTGATTAA
- the dksA gene encoding RNA polymerase-binding protein DksA, whose translation MAEELLHKHFAPYQPKTGEDYMSAKQLTHFRKILETLKKELGEDIDRTVHTMQDEATVFADPNDRASQETDMAIELRNRDRERKLIKKIDETLASIESGDYGFCNKCGVEIGIKRLEARPTATLCIDCKTLDELKEKQMAK comes from the coding sequence ATGGCAGAAGAACTGCTCCACAAACACTTCGCTCCGTACCAGCCGAAAACCGGCGAGGACTACATGAGTGCGAAGCAACTGACACATTTCCGCAAAATTCTCGAGACGCTCAAAAAGGAATTGGGCGAGGATATCGACCGCACTGTTCATACCATGCAGGACGAAGCAACGGTGTTTGCCGACCCGAACGATCGCGCCAGCCAGGAAACCGACATGGCGATCGAATTGCGCAACCGTGACCGCGAACGCAAGCTGATCAAGAAGATCGATGAGACCCTCGCCAGCATCGAAAGTGGCGATTATGGCTTCTGCAACAAGTGTGGTGTCGAGATCGGCATCAAGCGCCTGGAAGCCCGCCCTACGGCAACGCTGTGCATCGATTGCAAGACGCTGGACGAGCTCAAGGAAAAACAGATGGCGAAGTAA
- the pnp gene encoding polyribonucleotide nucleotidyltransferase: MFNVVKKTFAYGAHQVTIETGEVARQAGGAVLVSMEETVVLVTVVAAKSAKPGQDFFPLTVDYQEKTYAAGRIPGGFFKREGRPSEKETLTCRLIDRPIRPLFPEGFYNEVQVIATVMSLNPEVDSDIPALIGASAALAISGVPFNGPIGAARVGYIDGQYVLCPTLSQLKGSQLDLVVAGTEAAVLMVESEADQLSEEIMLGAVVFGHTEMQKAINAINELVEEAGKPEWEWQAAPKDEALVASLFALVSAKLEEAYSITVKQTRSQAVKVIRAEAIAALCQGEGAPDENTVGNLFHEIEASIVRGRILSGAPRIDGRDTRTVRPITMRSGVLPRTHGSALFTRGETQALAVATLGTNRDEQIIDALAGEYRDRFMLHYNMPPYATGECGRVGTPKRREIGHGRLAKRALLAVLPKPEDFSYSMRLVSEITESNGSSSMASVCGGCLALLDAGVPLKAHVAGIAMGLIKDGNRFAVLTDILGDEDHLGDMDFKVAGSTSGITALQMDIKIQGITKEIMQVALAQAKDARIHILNLMQEAAAGPREEMSAYAPRLYTFKINPEKIRDVIGKGGAVIRALTEETGTTIDIQDDGTITIASSSGEAAAAARARIDAITAEVEIGKIYEGTVLKILDFGAIVSVLPGKDGLLHISQIAQERVNKVEDYVKEGQIVRVKVLETDDRGRVKLSMKAAASEEGTAAAQPIANEAAQEQQ; the protein is encoded by the coding sequence ATGTTTAACGTCGTGAAAAAAACATTCGCCTATGGTGCCCATCAAGTCACCATCGAAACCGGTGAAGTTGCCCGCCAGGCTGGCGGTGCCGTCCTCGTTTCCATGGAAGAAACCGTGGTTCTGGTCACCGTTGTGGCTGCCAAGAGTGCCAAGCCGGGCCAGGATTTCTTCCCGCTGACCGTTGATTACCAGGAAAAGACCTACGCTGCCGGCCGTATTCCCGGTGGCTTCTTCAAGCGCGAAGGCCGTCCTTCCGAAAAGGAAACGCTGACCTGCCGCCTGATCGATCGTCCGATCCGCCCGCTGTTCCCGGAAGGCTTCTACAACGAAGTCCAGGTCATCGCTACAGTGATGTCGCTGAACCCGGAAGTTGATTCCGATATCCCGGCCCTGATCGGCGCTTCCGCCGCCCTGGCTATTTCCGGCGTGCCGTTCAACGGCCCGATCGGCGCTGCCCGCGTTGGTTACATCGACGGCCAGTACGTCCTATGCCCGACCTTGAGCCAGCTCAAGGGCAGCCAGCTCGACCTCGTCGTCGCCGGTACCGAAGCTGCCGTGCTGATGGTTGAGTCGGAAGCCGACCAGCTGTCCGAAGAAATCATGCTCGGCGCCGTTGTTTTCGGTCACACCGAAATGCAGAAGGCGATCAACGCCATCAACGAACTCGTCGAAGAAGCCGGCAAGCCGGAATGGGAATGGCAAGCTGCCCCGAAGGACGAAGCACTGGTTGCCAGCCTGTTCGCGCTGGTCAGCGCCAAGCTCGAAGAAGCCTACAGCATCACCGTCAAGCAAACGCGTAGCCAGGCCGTCAAGGTCATCCGTGCTGAAGCCATTGCCGCCCTGTGCCAGGGCGAGGGCGCGCCTGACGAAAATACCGTCGGCAACCTGTTCCACGAAATTGAAGCTTCCATCGTTCGCGGCCGCATCCTGAGCGGTGCCCCGCGCATTGACGGTCGCGACACGCGCACCGTGCGTCCGATCACCATGCGTTCCGGCGTCCTGCCGCGGACCCACGGCTCGGCCCTGTTCACCCGTGGCGAAACCCAGGCGCTGGCTGTTGCCACGCTCGGTACCAACCGCGACGAGCAGATCATCGACGCGCTGGCTGGTGAGTACCGTGACCGCTTCATGCTGCATTACAACATGCCCCCGTACGCCACCGGCGAATGCGGTCGTGTCGGTACGCCGAAGCGTCGCGAAATCGGTCACGGCCGTCTGGCCAAGCGCGCGCTGCTCGCCGTGCTGCCGAAGCCGGAAGACTTCTCCTACTCGATGCGTCTGGTTTCGGAAATCACCGAATCCAACGGTTCGTCCTCGATGGCCTCTGTTTGCGGTGGCTGTCTAGCCCTGCTGGACGCCGGCGTACCGCTCAAGGCGCACGTTGCCGGTATCGCCATGGGTCTGATCAAGGACGGCAACCGTTTCGCCGTGCTGACCGATATCCTGGGCGACGAGGATCACCTTGGCGACATGGACTTCAAGGTCGCTGGTTCGACCAGCGGTATCACCGCGCTGCAGATGGACATCAAGATCCAGGGCATTACCAAGGAAATCATGCAGGTTGCCCTGGCCCAGGCCAAGGATGCTCGCATCCATATCCTGAATCTGATGCAGGAAGCTGCTGCTGGCCCGCGTGAAGAAATGTCGGCCTACGCACCGCGTCTGTACACCTTCAAAATCAATCCGGAAAAGATCCGTGACGTCATTGGCAAGGGCGGCGCTGTTATCCGCGCCCTGACCGAAGAAACCGGCACCACGATCGATATCCAGGATGATGGCACCATCACCATCGCTTCCAGTAGTGGTGAAGCTGCCGCCGCTGCCCGTGCCCGTATCGATGCGATCACGGCAGAAGTCGAAATCGGCAAGATCTACGAAGGTACCGTGCTCAAGATTCTTGATTTCGGTGCAATCGTTTCCGTCCTGCCGGGCAAGGATGGTCTGCTGCACATCTCCCAGATCGCTCAGGAACGTGTCAACAAGGTCGAAGACTACGTCAAGGAAGGCCAGATCGTTCGCGTCAAGGTTCTCGAAACCGACGACCGCGGTCGCGTCAAGCTGTCGATGAAGGCTGCTGCTTCTGAAGAAGGCACTGCGGCTGCCCAGCCGATTGCCAACGAAGCAGCTCAAGAGCAGCAATAA
- the rbfA gene encoding 30S ribosome-binding factor RbfA: protein MKKKGFQRSDRVAEQVRRDLADLIRTELKDPRVGMISLTAVELTPDYAHAKVFYATLNSEHLEEIERGLKRASGFLRRELGRRIHIHTLPELHFVYDNSIEHGASMSLLIDQANALSDLTPEE from the coding sequence ATGAAGAAAAAAGGATTTCAGCGTAGTGACCGGGTCGCGGAGCAGGTACGCCGCGACCTTGCCGATCTGATTCGGACAGAATTGAAGGATCCGCGTGTCGGCATGATTAGCCTGACAGCTGTCGAGCTGACGCCGGATTACGCCCATGCCAAGGTGTTTTACGCGACGCTCAATTCCGAGCATCTGGAAGAGATCGAGCGCGGCCTGAAGCGGGCGTCCGGTTTCCTCCGTCGCGAACTGGGTCGTCGTATACATATCCATACCTTGCCGGAGTTGCATTTCGTTTACGACAACTCCATCGAGCACGGTGCCAGCATGTCTCTGTTGATCGATCAGGCCAACGCGCTGAGCGATCTGACACCGGAAGAATAA
- a CDS encoding HprK-related kinase A, with amino-acid sequence MKLGDLDQGEVGAMLMADGVYLRMSPFVARIQSDIPVIRDSLREMYSDFPLADAQSFTDFQVRVSYEPGIRKWISPLVRFYFDGRPSFTPLPAHQAFAMLEWGLNWCVAAHAHQYLIVHAAVVERNGRAFVFPAPPGSGKSTLCAALVNRGWRLLSDELGLIDMETSTVLGMARAVNLKNNSIEIIKRYAPDVRFTSVVPDTTKGTIALMQPPTESVLRAGEPGRPCCFILPKYSPETDIRLDPYSKARTCMLLAEQSFNYHVHGLRGFETFSSLVAAAKCFSLTYSRLDDAVSLLNDLSENL; translated from the coding sequence TTGAAGCTAGGCGATTTAGACCAGGGCGAAGTCGGTGCGATGCTGATGGCTGATGGGGTCTATCTTCGGATGTCTCCTTTTGTTGCGCGCATCCAGTCCGATATCCCGGTTATCCGGGATAGCCTTCGGGAAATGTATTCCGATTTCCCGCTTGCAGACGCGCAGTCCTTTACCGATTTTCAGGTTAGGGTTTCGTACGAGCCAGGTATTCGGAAGTGGATTTCCCCTCTTGTTCGTTTTTACTTTGACGGTCGTCCTTCGTTTACGCCGTTGCCGGCGCATCAGGCGTTTGCAATGCTTGAGTGGGGACTCAATTGGTGCGTTGCTGCGCACGCGCATCAGTATTTAATTGTCCACGCCGCGGTTGTAGAGCGAAATGGCCGCGCATTTGTCTTCCCCGCGCCACCGGGGTCGGGGAAGAGTACGCTCTGTGCTGCCTTGGTAAACCGGGGCTGGCGTTTGTTGTCCGACGAATTGGGCTTGATCGACATGGAGACATCGACGGTTCTGGGCATGGCTCGGGCGGTCAACCTGAAAAACAATTCGATAGAGATCATCAAGAGATATGCGCCTGATGTGAGGTTTACATCCGTCGTCCCTGATACTACAAAGGGAACCATTGCTCTCATGCAACCACCTACAGAAAGCGTTTTGAGAGCAGGCGAGCCAGGTCGACCATGCTGTTTCATCCTGCCAAAGTACTCTCCGGAAACCGATATTCGACTTGATCCCTACAGCAAGGCACGAACTTGCATGTTGCTGGCGGAACAGTCTTTTAACTATCATGTTCATGGTCTGCGCGGGTTTGAGACCTTTTCGTCACTTGTGGCAGCGGCGAAGTGTTTCAGTCTGACTTACAGCCGCCTGGATGATGCTGTCAGTCTCCTAAACGACCTGAGCGAAAATCTGTGA
- the nusA gene encoding transcription termination factor NusA — MSREILLLVDALAREKNVAKEIVFGALELALASATKKRINDEAEVRVSIDRNTGSYESFRRWQVVPDNEYVNEYVEIPLSEAQKDDPEIESGDTLEEGLEPIDFGRIGAQAAKQVILQKIRDAEREQILSDFLDRKEHVVSGTIKRMERGNAIVEAGKIEALLPRDQMIPKENLRIGDRIRAYLLRIDRNARGPQIILSRTAPEFVIKLFDMEVPEIADGLMELKACARDPGLRAKIAVKSNDPRVDPIGTCVGLRGSRVTAVRNEIGGENIDIVLWSADPAQFVIGALSPAEVSSIVVDEEKHAMDVVVDEDNLAIAIGRNGQNVRLASELTGWTINLMTQDESAKRSEAEYAVTRVTFMEKLDIDEELADLLIEEGFSSLEEVAYVPLAEMLEIEGLDEGIVNELRNRARNVLLTEAIATEEKLENVSDDLMGLEGMSKELAAKLAGHDVKTRDDLAELAVDELTEMTGIDDERAKVLILTARAHWFE; from the coding sequence ATGAGCCGTGAAATATTGCTGCTGGTTGATGCACTCGCCCGCGAAAAGAATGTTGCCAAGGAAATCGTTTTTGGCGCCCTTGAGCTGGCCCTTGCGTCGGCTACCAAGAAGCGTATCAACGACGAGGCCGAAGTGCGCGTGTCGATCGACCGCAATACGGGTAGCTACGAGTCCTTCCGTCGCTGGCAGGTTGTGCCGGACAACGAATACGTCAACGAATACGTAGAAATTCCGCTGTCGGAAGCCCAGAAGGACGATCCGGAAATCGAATCCGGCGACACCCTCGAAGAAGGCCTCGAGCCGATCGATTTCGGTCGCATCGGCGCTCAGGCAGCCAAGCAGGTCATTCTGCAGAAAATTCGCGATGCCGAGCGTGAGCAGATCCTGTCTGACTTCCTAGACCGCAAGGAACATGTCGTTTCCGGCACCATCAAGCGTATGGAGCGTGGCAACGCCATTGTCGAAGCCGGCAAGATCGAAGCCCTGCTGCCGCGCGACCAGATGATCCCCAAGGAAAATCTGCGCATCGGCGACCGCATTCGCGCCTATCTGCTGCGTATCGACCGCAATGCCCGCGGCCCGCAGATCATCCTGTCGCGTACTGCACCGGAATTTGTCATCAAGCTGTTCGACATGGAAGTGCCAGAAATCGCCGACGGCCTCATGGAATTGAAGGCCTGTGCCCGCGACCCCGGTCTGCGCGCCAAGATCGCCGTCAAATCCAACGACCCGCGCGTTGATCCGATCGGAACCTGCGTCGGTCTGCGCGGTTCCCGCGTCACTGCCGTACGCAACGAAATCGGCGGCGAAAATATTGACATCGTGCTGTGGTCGGCTGATCCGGCACAGTTCGTGATCGGCGCGTTGTCGCCGGCCGAGGTTTCTTCCATCGTTGTTGATGAGGAAAAGCACGCCATGGACGTGGTTGTTGACGAAGACAACTTGGCTATTGCCATTGGTCGCAATGGTCAGAACGTTCGTCTGGCTTCCGAACTGACCGGCTGGACCATCAATCTGATGACCCAGGACGAGTCGGCCAAGAGGTCCGAAGCTGAATACGCCGTGACCCGCGTCACCTTCATGGAAAAGCTGGACATCGACGAAGAATTGGCTGACCTTTTGATCGAGGAAGGCTTCTCGTCGCTGGAAGAAGTGGCTTATGTACCGTTGGCTGAAATGCTCGAAATCGAAGGGCTGGACGAGGGGATCGTCAATGAACTCCGCAACCGTGCCCGCAATGTTCTGCTGACGGAAGCGATTGCGACCGAAGAAAAGCTGGAAAATGTTTCCGATGACCTCATGGGTCTGGAGGGAATGAGCAAGGAATTGGCCGCGAAACTGGCAGGTCACGACGTCAAGACCCGCGATGATCTCGCGGAACTGGCGGTAGATGAATTGACGGAAATGACCGGCATCGACGACGAGCGTGCCAAGGTACTCATTCTGACGGCACGGGCTCACTGGTTCGAGTGA
- the infB gene encoding translation initiation factor IF-2, which yields MSATTVSQFAVELKMPVTALLEQLSKAGVGKESANDALNDQDKAKLLDYLRRAHGDESKTKITLTRKQTSEIKATDSHGRARTVQVEVRKKRVLMKREVGEHVPEAELEALELEPEMPEVELAPEPEPIPEPVVEVIPEPVVEVPVEVKVEAPVEPVVEPVVEKPGPVILDRAAIIGEKELKAREVESRRYTTLREIQERELREKQAREAELVRMRQQAEVAAAAAKVAELAKQQSAAAAKAGEGTAPAADKGTLHKKPDAPGKKGDKGRVADDGKKKGGLKTRGSDIGNSWKSGRGGHKKSHKDDDGQGSFQAPTEQVIREVHIPETISVTDLAHKMAIKAIEIIKVMMKMGSMVTINQVLDQETAMIVVEEMGHKAFAAKLDDPDAFLEESADHKDVPLEPRAPVVTVMGHVDHGKTSLLDYIRRAKVAAGEAGGITQHIGAYHVETDRGMVTFLDTPGHEAFTAMRARGAKATDIVILVVAADDGVMPQTKEAIHHAKAAGVPLVVAVNKIDKPDANADRVKQELVAEGVIPEEYGGDSPFISVSAKKGTGIDELLEQVLLQAEVLELKAQKDAPAKGLIIEARLDKGRGAVATMLVQSGTLKRGDVVLAGQVFGRVRAMLDENGKPINEAGPSIPVEILGLSDVPAAGEEAIVLTDEKKAREIALFRQGKFRDVKLAKQQAAKLENMFVQMTEGEVKTLPLIVKADVQGSQEALVQTLSKLSNDEVRVQIIHGAVGAISESDVNLAQASGAVIIGFNIRADAGSRKLAETFGVDIRYYNVIYDAVDEVKAALSGMLSPEKREQITGMVEIRQVFQVSKVGAIAGCYVLEGFVKRNSRVRLLRNHVVQWDGELDSLKRFKDDVKEVRSNFECGLSLRGNNDIQVGDQLEAYEIQEVARSL from the coding sequence ATGTCCGCAACAACAGTTTCACAATTTGCCGTTGAACTCAAAATGCCGGTCACGGCCCTGCTCGAGCAATTGAGCAAGGCTGGTGTGGGCAAGGAGAGTGCTAACGATGCGTTGAACGATCAAGACAAGGCCAAGCTGCTCGATTACCTGCGCCGCGCGCATGGTGACGAGTCGAAGACCAAGATTACGCTGACTCGCAAGCAGACTTCCGAAATCAAGGCGACCGATTCGCATGGTCGTGCCCGCACCGTTCAGGTCGAGGTGCGCAAGAAGCGCGTTCTGATGAAACGCGAAGTCGGCGAGCACGTGCCGGAGGCAGAACTCGAAGCGCTCGAACTTGAGCCCGAGATGCCCGAGGTCGAATTAGCCCCGGAACCGGAGCCTATTCCGGAACCGGTGGTTGAGGTCATCCCTGAGCCGGTGGTCGAAGTACCGGTCGAGGTGAAGGTTGAGGCACCGGTCGAGCCGGTGGTAGAACCCGTTGTCGAGAAGCCGGGTCCGGTTATTTTGGACCGTGCTGCGATTATCGGCGAGAAGGAATTGAAGGCTCGCGAGGTTGAGTCCCGTCGCTACACGACACTGCGCGAAATTCAGGAGCGAGAGCTGCGCGAGAAGCAGGCGCGTGAAGCTGAGCTGGTCCGCATGCGTCAGCAGGCAGAGGTTGCTGCAGCCGCCGCCAAGGTTGCCGAGCTGGCCAAGCAGCAGTCAGCCGCCGCCGCCAAGGCTGGCGAAGGCACCGCGCCGGCTGCTGACAAGGGCACTTTGCACAAGAAGCCGGATGCTCCGGGCAAGAAGGGTGACAAGGGGCGCGTTGCCGACGACGGCAAGAAAAAGGGTGGCCTGAAGACCCGTGGTTCCGATATTGGCAACTCCTGGAAGAGCGGTCGTGGCGGCCACAAGAAGTCGCACAAGGATGACGATGGTCAGGGCAGCTTCCAGGCGCCGACCGAGCAGGTCATTCGTGAAGTACATATTCCTGAAACCATTTCCGTCACCGATCTGGCGCACAAGATGGCCATCAAGGCTATCGAAATCATCAAGGTCATGATGAAGATGGGTTCGATGGTCACCATCAACCAGGTGCTGGACCAGGAAACGGCGATGATTGTCGTCGAGGAAATGGGCCACAAGGCGTTCGCCGCCAAGCTGGACGATCCGGATGCCTTCCTCGAAGAGTCGGCCGATCACAAGGATGTGCCGCTCGAGCCGCGCGCCCCGGTGGTGACTGTCATGGGTCACGTCGATCACGGCAAGACCTCGCTGCTCGACTACATTCGTCGTGCCAAGGTGGCGGCTGGCGAAGCCGGCGGCATTACCCAGCACATCGGCGCCTACCACGTCGAAACTGATCGTGGCATGGTTACCTTCCTCGATACCCCGGGTCACGAAGCCTTTACGGCCATGCGAGCCCGCGGTGCCAAGGCGACCGACATCGTCATTCTGGTCGTGGCGGCCGACGACGGCGTCATGCCGCAAACCAAGGAAGCGATCCACCACGCCAAGGCGGCCGGTGTGCCGCTGGTGGTTGCGGTCAACAAGATCGACAAGCCGGATGCCAACGCCGATCGCGTCAAGCAGGAACTGGTTGCCGAAGGCGTCATTCCGGAAGAGTACGGCGGCGATTCGCCATTCATCTCGGTGTCGGCCAAGAAGGGTACCGGCATCGACGAACTGCTCGAACAGGTCCTGCTCCAGGCAGAAGTCCTCGAATTGAAGGCGCAGAAGGATGCACCGGCCAAGGGCCTGATCATCGAAGCGCGTCTCGACAAGGGGCGTGGTGCCGTGGCAACGATGCTTGTTCAGTCCGGTACGCTCAAGCGCGGCGATGTCGTGCTGGCCGGCCAGGTCTTCGGTCGCGTTCGTGCCATGCTCGACGAGAACGGCAAGCCGATCAACGAAGCGGGTCCGTCCATCCCGGTCGAAATTCTCGGCTTGTCCGATGTGCCGGCTGCTGGTGAAGAAGCCATCGTGCTTACCGACGAAAAGAAGGCGCGTGAAATCGCGCTGTTCCGTCAGGGCAAGTTCCGCGACGTCAAGCTGGCCAAGCAACAGGCCGCCAAGCTTGAAAACATGTTCGTCCAGATGACGGAAGGCGAGGTCAAGACCCTGCCGCTGATCGTCAAGGCCGACGTGCAAGGTTCGCAGGAAGCGCTGGTTCAGACACTGTCCAAGCTGTCGAACGACGAAGTCCGTGTTCAGATCATCCACGGTGCCGTCGGCGCGATCAGCGAATCCGACGTCAATCTGGCCCAGGCTTCCGGCGCCGTCATCATCGGCTTCAACATCCGTGCTGATGCTGGTTCGCGCAAGCTGGCCGAAACCTTCGGTGTCGATATCCGTTACTACAACGTGATTTACGACGCGGTTGATGAGGTCAAGGCAGCTCTTTCCGGCATGCTGTCGCCGGAGAAGCGCGAACAGATTACCGGCATGGTCGAAATTCGCCAGGTCTTCCAGGTTTCCAAGGTTGGCGCCATCGCCGGCTGTTACGTGCTGGAGGGCTTCGTCAAGCGCAATTCCCGCGTCCGTCTGCTGCGCAACCACGTGGTTCAGTGGGATGGCGAACTAGACTCGCTCAAGCGCTTCAAGGACGACGTCAAGGAAGTGCGTTCCAACTTCGAATGTGGTCTGTCGCTGCGCGGCAATAACGACATTCAGGTTGGCGACCAGCTGGAAGCTTACGAAATTCAGGAAGTGGCACGCTCGCTGTAA